Within Spinacia oleracea cultivar Varoflay chromosome 4, BTI_SOV_V1, whole genome shotgun sequence, the genomic segment AATTTCCAGATTGTCTGGAAGTAATATTTACGAGTACGTCGTGAATTTATATGTAGTATGCCAAAAATGTCTATAAAATTTTCCACATGGGGTTTTCTCTATCATGGAGTGTGTTTTTCTACCAAATCTATCATGTTTCCACGTAAAGCTAGGTGTGTACCCAATCGTTGTTTTTTAAACTCATTTTAATAGTTTCAGTCATTTTAAATTCCCCAAATGATCAAAATTGATCAAATGAGCAAAAAGTTGATCAAACTCACTAATGGAGTATCgttggttttttctttttttttttactccgAATAATTAAAGAATAAAGGCTACAAACTCAGGCAGGCCTAATATATAAGTTATTATGCAAGTATAGTAATGAGTTATGACTGCTACATCACTTGTTCTGAAGTACCTATGGGTTTCAAAAGCTAAAACGAAACACTGAAATAAACATAATTCATTCTTATACCTTTAGGGGTCCAGCAGGAACATTAGCTTCAGCCTCTATAGAAGTAAGCAAAATTGCCTTGTCTGCAAAAGCTCTGCCCAAATCTTCTGCAAGCTGATATGACTGATTAGAAAGCAACGATATTTGTATTAGTATAAGAAAGTATAATCATATTGTGTTACGGAAAAAAATTTCTCCCAGGATTTAACATTTAAGCAGCATTTTCTTTCCTGGCTGCAAGGACTTTCTACTTAAGCGCGCGTCGAAGTCCAATTAGTATGGTCTTTACCACCCTCATGAAATACCTCTTATTGAAACAATGACTTGGTTAAACTTGAGCATGACAAAAATTCAGGTTTCAGAATTTTTCAGTGAAAATTTCAAGCATCACCCTTAAAAACACAAGGAAGAAGAATCGTGTAAGATGAGAATCCTCACCAGAGAAAAAGCATATTCTTTATTTCTTCCTTGCTTTTGATGTGCTGAAACTTCTGCTACAAAACGATTTAATAGATCTCTCTCTCTCAGGTAGAAAATATCAGTCTGGATCagaaaacaagaataaaagatTATTGTATATCAAAAAGTTTTCAAAAAAGATGATAGTATTGAAGATGTTAAAATGAATACCTGAATCTGGCTGCTTCTGAGAATAGAACTTGTCAGTTGAGCAGGAATGACCGGGCTGGGGCCGTTCATGTGTTCCAACCACAATCCTTTGAATGGTCTATTTTGCTTCTGAGTAGCTATATATTCCCCAAACAATGCCTTGCTGACCTGGACAGGCAtaattcaaaaacatcaaatcaCTAGACCTCAATAttaaagagaaggaaaaagcaATTACCAGATATTTAGCTTGACAACAATGAACACTTAAAAGGTTTTTTTTTAATGCATCAGTACAATTTATTTGTGGCCAAGCTTCGTGGTAAATTAAATGAAGGTAAACTGCGCACTACAACTCTACAAGAACAATttgttaaaaaaagaaaattgtgTAATGAGAGAATAGACCTTGGTAAAATGCACTGTAATCAGTCCAATGAGCATGAGTAGAGTGGAATAGAAAGTAAACAGTCAACCAAATATTCCAAAATGAACATGGGGATGGGGAGATTTCAAATGGTACATCACTTATTCAGAAATCTCTCACTCTAATAGAATCACCTGAGACAAACCAGACATCCAATGTGAATCCATGTATAACCAAAATTGTAGTATTAAAGTTCACAGCTTGATCTAGTCCAATAGCAACGCCAGACAGCAAATACACAAAGGTAGATCAAAAGCAAGCGAGCAAGGTGGATGGCTAGCAGGGAAAGCTTCATAGTTGGTCTTCACATGAGAAATATTACGATAGCTAGTCCAATTTAATGTTTCTGGGGTTTGATTCCCAGCATGAATAGGTCTTGCAGAGTCACAGTATATTCAAATTACATTATTTTATAACctgaaattttgaaaacaaCTCTCTGCTTCTTTTAAGACATTTTATGTCTTCACTGATGACATGGTGGAGCTTCTGTCTACGAAGAGTTGAGAACATATTTCAGTCTCCTGTAACCAGAAAATGATCCATGCTTTTGGCAAAGTCTATCTAGGTTACAGGTAATAACAGTTAGCAAATGACCAAAATAGCCTTCCAGACTAACATTTCACGCTatccccttttctttttcctccttgTGAATTGAGGACATTTAGCAAATTAGCCAAATAGGCTTATTCCTGGTCTTATTAGTAAAAACACAGTGGTCAATTTTCACAAATTACATTTGTTTATGGGATAAATTTGATAGTAAAACTAAAACTTGCATGTTTTCATGCTACTAAATGAAATCCCACTGTCACATTTTCACTGGTCCCGGAAAGAAGCCTCGTGACTTAATAAGGCTCTGTTCTacttctcttcaccttattcttattaGATCAAAACAGGAAAAACCAGACcagaaaaagcaaaaaacactGACAAAAAATATTtcgaccagatcagatcagaaactagaaaaatcagaccagaccaggtTAAGAGAACAAAGCCTAAATACTCTTCGAGAATTTTGTTTACTGGTTTGCGCAATTAAATTTGTGCTTCAAAAGTCCCATAATGTACCACTGCATGATCATTCCTTTTGAAGTTAGATTATCTAGGGTCAAACACTTAAACGTCAATCTTTAACCTTGCCACTAGCCCGAGGTGGGAGTGCGTTGAAATATTTCTTTTATGGACATTAGATTAAGCAAAATAAAGGGTACCTGATTCCGGAACTGAAACCGATTAGGAACATCTGGTTACAACCATTCCAGCTGATTAAGGAAATTAGAAAACAGTTTTGGTTCCTAGATTTCTGAAACCACAACCAGTTGCATATCCTGGTATCTGAACCAAAACTAATAAAGCCCAAAAAATATTAACAAAGACCAAAGAAAATACAGTAGCCTATAAACTAAAAAGGTTCATTCAGTACAACCCCAACGAAAAGAAATATACCAAATACACATGACTACGCAGCTTTTATCAAATTAAATATGTGATCGGGTAACAAAACTGGTAACTCCCCGGTTCCGGTTCCAAATTTTACGAACCCGGTAAAAATCAGTTTCGATTCCGATTCTAGTTCCAATTTTAAGGAACTAGTTGCAAACAGCTCCGGTTCCAGACCTGGGAATTTAGACCGAATACCCCAGTCTTGCTCACCCCTTGTGACCATGGTTGCTATGTTTTTGAAGAGATTGTGGTATTTGTAATGCTTGCTACTGGGTGTTGTTATTGTTAGTTTCTTCACCAATCTACAGATTATTTGCTTGTTGATTGTAAGTGCGATCATAGCATTGACTCTTAGGAGGCTTAGCCTGCTTGATCCCTTGGAATACAACCCACTTGCCCTTAGATACTAGGACTTTGACTAGGAACGACGACAACATAGGGAATATTCAACCATTAAGGGATGTGGAGAACACCACCAGAAATTCATTAAATTAGAAACACGGTATTCAAAACCATAAATTTCTGGAACCTTAAAGTTGGAAGCACCAAATATTAATTACAACATCTACCAAATTATCAATGCATATTGTAGCAAGCCATAGATTTAGGaccattatcattatcataaGAAAAATTGTTCATTCTCCATGCAAACATAAGGCTGATGCACCAAAAAAAGGAGAATTTGCATCCAGCGGCCAAAGTATTTTTAAACTTTTACATGAAATTAATCTCATGTAATACTAATCACCTTTTGACATAGAGTGATAGAGTGCAATTTCTCCAATTGGAATTGTATCCTGCATATTGGTCATGCATCTTCCACATAAATATGTTGTACCAAGCAAGGTTCTACCACAACATATCATACAGCTACCCCCAATCAGATTTTTCTGTGCACTTGCACCAACAATTTCAAAGAGCCTAACATAGTTTTCAGTTTCAGAAACATTAGTCACTTCCTAAATATTCTTCACCAGAATAACATCCACTAGAATTCTCCATAACCAACGCAACTCGAAGCTACTGATTAAACCAAGGTTCCCACAAAATTAGCAGTCTTTCAATAAAAGAGGTACAATTTCACGTTCTGAAGTCTGAACCATTTTGGAAACCAATATTACAGTATTAATAAAGTATTAAACTACAGTCCTGATTCAAATTGCTAAGATGCtaacaataattcataaaacaaGGTTAATTATGTGCCGATCTCAATGCAAAAGCTTCCACCTGGTTTATACCACATCTCTCGTAACCTCTAGGTTGGGCGAGTTGTTCATAGTCCTGTGTCAGATTGTTCATGGAGTCCAGGTATACTAACATCCTCTCTTCCAAACCCCTTACAGCGATAGTGAATCAGCTAATCACCATAAAAGAGGGAAAAAAGGAACAAGAACTCATAGACTGGCTCGGTCTCAGGTTTCACCGCCATAAAGGCTGCCTGACTCTAAGCAGGTGTGTTTGGCCAAAAATTGCCAACAAAATACAACAAATAATTGGGCATAAAGCTCAACTATAATTCATAGACTGACTAGGTGTCACCATAAAACACCTGTATGCCTCGTTTTATGTTTCCAGGAGTGTTTGGTCATAAAGTGAGTACTAATTATGCACTTTTTATGATAGCCAACTGTAATAATTATAGCATAATGCATGACATTCGGCATAAAAACTGCAGCTGAAGCATATGATGAATGAAACACCAAGAAAACCCAAATAATTAGATGCTACCTGCTGCATGAGAACATTATTGTCCCCCTCAAATGTTGATTGCACATCATACTCGCCTTTCAAGTGACCTACACGATTTTCAGTTTTCAGACCTTGACCCCCACAGGCTTCACGACACTCCTGAACACTCACAAATCAAAACCATATCATTaagatgaaattgaagaaaatgaaaatttgaactCGGCATTGACAAGATTTACCTGAAGAGTCCGCATGTTATGCCAAGTTAGTGTAGCTTTTAGGGCACTTGAAACAACATGGATATTCTTATTTGTTTCAGGTGACCGTTTCACATATATGGATTTCAAATAGTTTCCAGCGAAAGACATAGCATATCTGCAATAAAAACAAACATGTATAAGTACAAATACCAAGCAGAAGCCAGAAACCATACACAGTGACATAACTGGAACCTATCATATTATATGCAAATTCTCTACCTATTTTCTGAATATATATGAGCAAACGAATCAAACACATATAAAATGAGAATACAAATGAGAGCCACTGTACTATTGGACTTCGACCAAAATCAAAGAAAAGCTCACTATTTTCTGGGGCTGGAAAAAAGATACAGGAACTTCCCACGTTCATCCAACCAAAGAACGAGGAGTAATAAGCACGTAGATACATAAATTAAATCTTCTTAGGAATGCAGTCTTAGTGAACTATTTTATCTTCTCGTTTCTCCTATTCTCCCCATTGGAAAACGAAGTTTGAAAATCTGCATTGAAAGTTTGAAACACCTCCAACCTCCCCATATGATTTGACGTGAGTGACTTAATTAAAAGTTAGGTAGCTCCAGTTATAATTGTTTGTTGTATTGACACAAATATTATTTGAGAAGGTTGCACTATCAGAAAAGTGACTTCataaaaaaatcaatattttttttttcataattagAGGTTGACAAACAGAATGCCAAACCAGCCAAGAGGAGGAAACCAGATGCATCATGATTTTCTATTGCAAAAGCCACTAAATGCATGACTTACGTCTTTGCAAGAAGAGGCAAGAGTCGGCGCTGGTGGCTAGGATAGTCGAGCAATAACACTTCAGGTTCATTTGCTGCCAGAGAAAAGGCTCGCCTTGACAAAGAATACCTTAAAGCGGTAGCTAAACCAACCTAAAGGAAAACGCCAACGTAACTCAACAAAATCATAGAAGCATAAAAGTTAACAAATTTATTCCATAAAATCTGGCATCAGTCACCTTTGATATGTAAATGGAACTAACTGCAATATTGACGCGACCAGATGTCAATGGAGCAAGAAATGCTGCAAATCTCTGAACAAATCCAAGCACATAGAATTAGAAATTAGTTCATAACTGCAGATTACATTAAATGTTCATTACTTTACATAATATAAAATGGAACTGACATAAAAACAATACAAGGGGAAAAAATAGCTTATTTTAAGTATTTAAGATTTTAAGTAGTATAAGAAGACAAGTAGAATAAAAACCTGAACAGGGTCTTTTATAGCACTAAGATACTGGCCATCAGGAGAAACATCAGCCACTGAATTCAATAGATTCTCCCTTGGGATGCGAACATTGTCAAAcctagaaaagaaaagaaatgctGAATCTTATACTACGATAGCTAAAGCAATGACTGACATTTAAGGGGGAAATATCATCACCAATTACCAGATACGACCATTGTCAACACCATTCAGCCCGATCTTATGACCACAATCAGCAATACGTATATTTGGACTAACATTGCCTTCCTCATCCCTGATCTGGACTATAAATGCATGGACCCCTTCGTCTTTCCCATTTATATGGAGTTGTGAGAAAACAACAGTATGAGTTGCATGCTACAAAAGTTTTACAGGAAAAGAATGTCAATATGGTAAAAGCTTCAAGAAAAAGCCCAAAGCAAGAAAACATAAGCAAGAGAGAAGCGATAGCAATCCAAATATTCCATACTTTAGCTGCTCCTCCAATCCAGTACTTCTGAGCAGATTCACATGGAGTGTTGATGATGAACTCTCCAGCATTTGGATCATAAGTAGTGATCGTTTCAATTCCTCTTACCTAAAGGCATCAGTAACCAAGTTGTGATTTTGTGAACAATAAAAAGTTGATGCACATAACAATAATATCAAACTAATTCAACGAACAATATCTTGCTTACATTACTTCCATGCCCTAGCTCAGTCATAGCAAAGCAACCCTTAATGCCGTAGTCCTCAGTTATTTTCAGCCATTTGTCATGATGCCGCTTTGTGCCAAAAAATTGGATTGCACCACCCCTAAAATTCAGGAATACGACGATGAATCAATTTCTCAAGCAGTAGCAGTCCAGTAGATCCCTAAAAGAATATGCAGATTGTTCCCGTATGTGCAACGCACAAAATCTATTTAataattatacggagtatacgtACGTATTCGATCTTTTTAACAATTGTGGATATAATCATAATCTCATGAAATGTAGTCAACTTTTCTATGACATCTTTATAAGTTTTATTAGACATTTGagttttctttttaataaaaaaacaaaggaCACATTAGTACTTTATAACACGAGTAGTTTCGGTGTACCTTTTAGTACTgtgtattttataaaaaaaagattAGTATTGTATATTGTTATTGATAATTTTATGTATTTAAAGAAATTTGTTGTTGGTAAagttttgactttttttttccaaatatatatttttcaaaagaTATGAAATGAtaataaaacttataaaatattggaAAAATATTCTAGTTTAATTTATAAGGAAATTTTATGGTGGATAAGAATATTGCATAAAAAGATTTttagaacaacaacaacaacaacaaagccttagtccaaAAATGATTTGGGGGTAAAAagatttttgcaaaaaaaaaatttaaaaaaaaaaataaaaataaaccaataaaaaaaaagttttttgcaaaaaaaaaaaaatttgcaaAATACTACGTGTTATTCCTGGTGTTTCTTTTAGCACATAGTTATTGACTTATTGATATGCAGATGTATACTTGTCCACTACATGTAATTGTTATGAAAGAGAAGCACGATAGGCATATTGCTCCAAATCATTCCCCTATAGCTGTTTAGCTTATTTCCTTAATGGAATTTCCTTGTCAAGGACAGGAAAAGGGGGAAGGAGGAAGGCCAAGATGAAAACATGACAGAAAAGGTAGAAAAATAAGGAAGGTCGGGTGAAGAACGGAGAAAACAAGAGTTAGCAAGCGCTAAAAGTTCATACACACTGCCAACTGGCACATTTACTGAACAGATTTAGTTCCATGTCATCCATGGTTTGTTTACTATTGTCTGTTGATCAAAtgaaccaatttttttttcaaaacttaCGAAGTAAAAAAATTGAGCATGAGCGGACGGATGCTTGTTCGGTTATGTTCATGAACCCCTTTTAATAGCTTGACCATTATCTCGTTGAAGTTTGATTAGTGGATTTATTAGGAACTAGTTTAAAATAAAAGTTAACCCTCTGTTCACTTTGCAAGGTTCAATCTGGATTCTGgaatataaaaataatgaaTGAGCTTGAAAAGTAGATTACTATTCAATTGAAATCATTAACACCCTGAACGCATCCTACTAAGAAATCGAAAACATTAGTGGATACTATATAACCAGGATGCGGTACACATGTCCGACACGGatacgtgtccaagtgtccgGCTCGACTACTTTTTGAAAAATGAAGTGTGGAGTTGTCCA encodes:
- the LOC110799465 gene encoding acyl-coenzyme A oxidase 3, peroxisomal isoform X1, producing the protein MASSSSCSEDQITFRTKILNRHLNPILSPTSPPNPLSSSPCLSYSPPDLAVPAAVFDTKQMRYIIDDHHIEHRDWLFNIMIQSNLFNPSIRGQRKFIAPDYNQSMEQQREITIKRIEYLRDRGVFKGWLTGESEEDELRKMAFDEVFAIYDHSLAIKLGVHFFLWGGAIQFFGTKRHHDKWLKITEDYGIKGCFAMTELGHGSNVRGIETITTYDPNAGEFIINTPCESAQKYWIGGAAKHATHTVVFSQLHINGKDEGVHAFIVQIRDEEGNVSPNIRIADCGHKIGLNGVDNGRIWFDNVRIPRENLLNSVADVSPDGQYLSAIKDPVQRFAAFLAPLTSGRVNIAVSSIYISKVGLATALRYSLSRRAFSLAANEPEVLLLDYPSHQRRLLPLLAKTYAMSFAGNYLKSIYVKRSPETNKNIHVVSSALKATLTWHNMRTLQECREACGGQGLKTENRVGHLKGEYDVQSTFEGDNNVLMQQVSKALFGEYIATQKQNRPFKGLWLEHMNGPSPVIPAQLTSSILRSSQIQTDIFYLRERDLLNRFVAEVSAHQKQGRNKEYAFSLSYQLAEDLGRAFADKAILLTSIEAEANVPAGPLKDVLALLRTLYALVILEEDASFLRYGYLSVENSAVVRQEVIKLCSEVRPHTLALVSSFGIPDAFLSPIAFDWIDANSWSSVQQ
- the LOC110799465 gene encoding acyl-coenzyme A oxidase 3, peroxisomal isoform X2, which gives rise to MASREEIIIFDTKKLRALLDMHNIEDRDSLYNLIIQSSVFNPRKIGSRVFVSPDYNEPMELQREVTMKRLRYMVDHGAFKGWITEGGAAVELRRMALNEVVQMYDHSLAVMLGAHYFLWGGAIQFFGTKRHHDKWLKITEDYGIKGCFAMTELGHGSNVRGIETITTYDPNAGEFIINTPCESAQKYWIGGAAKHATHTVVFSQLHINGKDEGVHAFIVQIRDEEGNVSPNIRIADCGHKIGLNGVDNGRIWFDNVRIPRENLLNSVADVSPDGQYLSAIKDPVQRFAAFLAPLTSGRVNIAVSSIYISKVGLATALRYSLSRRAFSLAANEPEVLLLDYPSHQRRLLPLLAKTYAMSFAGNYLKSIYVKRSPETNKNIHVVSSALKATLTWHNMRTLQECREACGGQGLKTENRVGHLKGEYDVQSTFEGDNNVLMQQVSKALFGEYIATQKQNRPFKGLWLEHMNGPSPVIPAQLTSSILRSSQIQTDIFYLRERDLLNRFVAEVSAHQKQGRNKEYAFSLSYQLAEDLGRAFADKAILLTSIEAEANVPAGPLKDVLALLRTLYALVILEEDASFLRYGYLSVENSAVVRQEVIKLCSEVRPHTLALVSSFGIPDAFLSPIAFDWIDANSWSSVQQ
- the LOC110799465 gene encoding acyl-coenzyme A oxidase 3, peroxisomal isoform X3; amino-acid sequence: MKRLRYMVDHGAFKGWITEGGAAVELRRMALNEVVQMYDHSLAVMLGAHYFLWGGAIQFFGTKRHHDKWLKITEDYGIKGCFAMTELGHGSNVRGIETITTYDPNAGEFIINTPCESAQKYWIGGAAKHATHTVVFSQLHINGKDEGVHAFIVQIRDEEGNVSPNIRIADCGHKIGLNGVDNGRIWFDNVRIPRENLLNSVADVSPDGQYLSAIKDPVQRFAAFLAPLTSGRVNIAVSSIYISKVGLATALRYSLSRRAFSLAANEPEVLLLDYPSHQRRLLPLLAKTYAMSFAGNYLKSIYVKRSPETNKNIHVVSSALKATLTWHNMRTLQECREACGGQGLKTENRVGHLKGEYDVQSTFEGDNNVLMQQVSKALFGEYIATQKQNRPFKGLWLEHMNGPSPVIPAQLTSSILRSSQIQTDIFYLRERDLLNRFVAEVSAHQKQGRNKEYAFSLSYQLAEDLGRAFADKAILLTSIEAEANVPAGPLKDVLALLRTLYALVILEEDASFLRYGYLSVENSAVVRQEVIKLCSEVRPHTLALVSSFGIPDAFLSPIAFDWIDANSWSSVQQ